One Pseudomonas sp. AN-1 genomic region harbors:
- the potE gene encoding putrescine-ornithine antiporter, with amino-acid sequence MADSSKKMGLFGLTTLVAVNMMGSGIIMLPANMAQLGAVSLLSWIITAVGSMAIAYCFAQCGIYCNRSGGMSAYSEEAHGKSEFFLCSFLYFLSLAIGNVAIGISAVGYLTSFIPWLGSGAIPLCIGTIALLWITTFANFGGPSITGKIGTVTVWGVIIPVAGLSVIGWFWFKPEVFAAAWNPNNIAVSDAITQSIPLTLWAFLGMESAAQSSDAVEDPKRNVPLACLFGTLGAAVVYVLSTTVIQGIVPNAELANSSAPFAYVYAQMFNPLVGNIIMALAVMACIGSLLGWQFTLAQTAKMTADQGMFPRLFSRVTAADAPIIGMLVCGVIQTLMALSTISPNASEQFGKLVSLAAVTNLIPYVTALTGLLVIMHKSNVSGAVYSRNVASLLIAMAYSYYAIYASGKDAVFGALIVMAIGYLLYGFIAKNFVEERPAAMATRA; translated from the coding sequence ATGGCTGATTCAAGCAAGAAGATGGGCCTGTTCGGCCTCACCACCCTGGTGGCGGTCAACATGATGGGCTCGGGCATCATCATGCTGCCGGCGAACATGGCGCAGCTGGGCGCCGTGTCGCTGCTGTCGTGGATCATCACCGCGGTCGGCTCCATGGCCATCGCCTACTGCTTCGCCCAGTGCGGCATCTACTGCAACCGCTCCGGCGGCATGTCGGCCTACAGCGAGGAGGCGCACGGCAAGTCGGAATTCTTCCTCTGCTCGTTCCTCTACTTCCTGTCGCTGGCGATCGGCAACGTGGCGATCGGCATTTCCGCGGTGGGCTACCTGACCTCGTTCATCCCCTGGCTGGGCAGCGGCGCCATCCCGCTGTGCATCGGCACCATCGCCCTGCTGTGGATCACCACCTTCGCCAACTTCGGCGGGCCGAGCATCACCGGCAAGATCGGCACGGTGACGGTGTGGGGGGTGATCATCCCGGTGGCCGGCCTCAGCGTGATCGGCTGGTTCTGGTTCAAGCCGGAGGTGTTCGCCGCCGCCTGGAACCCCAACAACATCGCGGTCAGCGACGCCATCACCCAGAGCATCCCGCTGACCCTGTGGGCCTTCCTCGGCATGGAGTCGGCGGCGCAGAGCTCCGACGCGGTGGAGGATCCCAAGCGCAACGTGCCGCTGGCCTGCCTGTTCGGCACCCTCGGCGCCGCGGTGGTCTACGTGCTGTCGACCACGGTGATCCAGGGCATCGTGCCCAACGCCGAGCTGGCCAACTCCTCGGCGCCGTTCGCCTACGTCTACGCGCAGATGTTCAACCCGCTGGTCGGCAACATCATCATGGCGCTGGCGGTGATGGCCTGCATCGGCTCGCTGCTCGGCTGGCAGTTCACCCTGGCGCAGACCGCCAAGATGACCGCCGACCAGGGCATGTTCCCCAGGCTGTTCTCCAGGGTCACCGCCGCCGATGCGCCGATCATCGGCATGCTGGTCTGCGGCGTGATCCAGACCCTGATGGCGCTGTCGACCATCTCGCCCAATGCCAGCGAGCAGTTCGGCAAGCTGGTCAGCCTGGCGGCGGTGACCAACCTGATTCCCTACGTCACCGCGCTCACCGGCCTGCTGGTGATCATGCACAAGTCCAACGTCAGTGGCGCGGTGTACAGCCGCAACGTGGCGTCGCTGCTGATCGCCATGGCGTACTCGTACTACGCCATCTATGCCTCCGGCAAGGATGCGGTGTTCGGCGCCCTGATCGTGATGGCGATCGGCTATCTGCTCTACGGCTTCATCGCCAAGAACTTCGTCGAAGAGCGTCCGGCGGCCATGGCCACCAGGGCCTGA